A genome region from Anastrepha ludens isolate Willacy chromosome 3, idAnaLude1.1, whole genome shotgun sequence includes the following:
- the LOC128856684 gene encoding uncharacterized protein LOC128856684, producing MRFVSLLLLLVCLVVASQAQRYGGGGGGGRYGGGGGGSPYGAGRYGGGGGGPYGGGGGGPYRGRGRGPYGGGGRGPYGGGGGGGYGR from the coding sequence ATGAGGTTTGTTTCTCTTCTGTTGCTTTTGGTGTGTCTGGTTGTTGCAAGCCAGGCTCAACGCTATGGAGGCGGCGGTGGCGGTGGACGCTATGGAGGCGGAGGTGGAGGTAGTCCATACGGAGCCGGTCGTTATGGTGGAGGTGGTGGTGGTCCTTATGGTGGAGGTGGTGGTGGTCCTTATCGTGGTCGCGGTCGCGGTCCTTATGGTGGTGGTGGTAGAGGTCCTTACGGTGGTGGCGGAGGCGGTGGGTATGGGCGGTAA
- the LOC128856683 gene encoding uncharacterized protein LOC128856683, translating into MKFFTAVLLLVCLIVACTAQRGGGGGGGGPYGGGGGGPYGGGGGPYGGGGGGPYGGGGGPYGGGGGGPYGGGGGGGYKR; encoded by the coding sequence ATGAAGTTCTTTACAGCTGTGCTGCTTTTGGTGTGCCTAATTGTTGCGTGTACTGCTCAACGCGGTGGAGGCGGAGGTGGCGGTGGTCCGTATGGAGGAGGTGGTGGCGGCCCCTATGGTGGCGGCGGTGGACCTtacggtggtggtggtggtggtcctTATGGTGGTGGAGGTGGCCCATACGGTGGAGGCGGTGGTGGACCAtatggtggtggtggcggcggAGGTTACAAGCGTTAA
- the LOC128857643 gene encoding histone H1.4-like, translating into MKQLSDAGITEDDQRRIVLNNTMDIGRGKEVLTSETSTSQSLYLMSLVTSSSSILDEIGPLQAAAPKRPSSRGRKPMQSAELASPENRAVLKEKAAAKGAKKPTPQKPKPKKATTKRATPSRAAKRVKPTSPPSDEETDFCIICPKLLPQKLTAANSINCNVCKRPVHLKCANMQANYFTCKYCESDVDDDEEYFDGDGE; encoded by the coding sequence ATGAAACAGTTGTCTGATGCTGGAATCACCGAAGATGACCAGCGACGTATCGTTTTAAACAATACCATGGATATAGGACGCGGAAAAGAGGTGCTAACATCCGAAACCTCTACCTCACAATCCCTATATCTAATGTCATTGGTGACCAGCAGTTCATCGATTTTGGATGAGATTGGTCCTCTTCAGGCCGCTGCTCCAAAAAGGCCTTCGAGTCGTGGACGAAAGCCGATGCAAAGTGCTGAACTGGCCTCTCCTGAAAATCGTGCTGTTTTGAAGGAAAAGGCAGCAGCCAAAGGGGCGAAGAAGCCAACACCGCAGAAGCCAAAACCGAAGAAGGCAACAACGAAGCGAGCAACACCATCACGAGCGGCCAAGCGCGTCAAACCAACATCGCCACCATCTGATGAAGAAACAGATTTTTGCATCATTTGCCCAAAGCTGTTGCCGCAGAAATTGACCGCTGCCAACTCGATCAATTGCAATGTATGCAAGCGTCCAGTTCATTTGAAGTGCGCCAACATGCAGGcaaattatttcacttgcaaATACTGCGAAAGTGACGTGGACGACGACGAGGAATATTTCGATGGCGATGGTGAATAA